A portion of the Acidisarcina polymorpha genome contains these proteins:
- a CDS encoding protease pro-enzyme activation domain-containing protein, producing MHSFSSRLAGFCLLVFSAAFVVAQSTSQDRIVQPIQAGKVALLQGTAHPLAQAKYDQGPVNASMELHGMSLDFKPSAAQQASLTALLKTQQDPSSPNYRKWLTTEQYAAQFGMSQADIAKATSWLQSQGFTVDHVAESRNSILFSGTAALAEAAFHTQIHRYTVNGESHFANASAVSIPSALVGSVSRVGGLDDFKLKPRYVKLKPRTNTDHSQFTSGGNAPDAGSHYLAPTDFAVIYDLNPLYTAGDNGTGQTIGIIGQTQIVMSDITTFRSNAGLPTNNPTVFTVPNTTPGNDFTNQDINEADLDLEWSGGVAPNASIVFVNSGDVITSLQYAIANKINGVQIPILSISYGGCEPAQSSASVASLEASLQQANAQGQTVIGVAGDDGASDCDEGNANPPVTSAVNGLAVDYPGSSAFVTALGGSEFTGDGTAANPSLGGDQYWAGTGANDLLTSALSYIPEMAWNDTSFDISQGGGIAGGGGGASVLFAKPSWQTGVPGIPSDSMRDVPDLALNASVDHDGYLVCTQIIPDSDTNPTPTNADFTSSCVNGFRFSDLRSPDDETTTTFGGTSAAAPSFAGVLALIEQKLGVPQGLGNINPTLYTLAANPTTYASAFHDITTGNNIVPCVPGTPTGPASATQCPSSGSFGYSAGTGYDQATGLGSIDGSNLATAFTSVATKAGTTTTVAVSANPAVGATVTLTATVTPNTGATTPTGSVTFTVDGTVLGAAVPLASGGASTTTTFATGGSHTVLAAYSGDTNYYASTSTANAFTVATGTAAAPTTTAVTVSPASVPLGGSLTISATVTAPAGGALAGTLNFFAGATQLNPTPVAILPGANGVGTATYTVTSVSTSAGFTVGTTTITANYGGTAVFAASSGTAALTVTNPGITLAVGNITIPSASPGNSGTSTITLTSTGGYAGTVNLTATASSLNADYAISPTSVTLASGGTGTSSITIQTVAADLRKAPHSGLQKAPAGNRVIVGAAAAFGSIFLLGIPGFRRRRWPMLTALLLLGALGAGLGCGGGVSSASPSGTYTVTVTAADTVNSAITTSTNFTVTIR from the coding sequence ATGCATAGCTTTTCCAGTCGTCTAGCGGGATTCTGCCTGCTTGTATTCTCTGCCGCTTTCGTAGTCGCGCAGTCAACCAGCCAAGATCGCATCGTTCAGCCGATACAAGCCGGAAAGGTGGCACTCCTTCAGGGAACGGCTCACCCGCTGGCTCAAGCCAAATACGATCAGGGCCCAGTGAACGCCTCCATGGAATTGCATGGCATGAGTCTCGACTTCAAGCCCTCGGCCGCACAGCAGGCGAGCTTGACTGCGTTACTCAAAACGCAACAGGATCCGTCCTCACCGAACTACCGGAAATGGCTTACCACCGAACAGTATGCGGCGCAGTTCGGCATGAGCCAGGCGGACATCGCCAAAGCAACGAGCTGGCTGCAGTCTCAGGGATTTACCGTAGACCATGTCGCGGAGAGCCGCAATTCCATCCTCTTCAGTGGGACCGCGGCCCTGGCAGAGGCGGCATTCCACACCCAGATTCATCGATACACGGTGAACGGGGAGTCGCATTTCGCGAATGCAAGTGCAGTCTCGATACCCAGCGCGTTAGTCGGCTCGGTCAGCCGCGTCGGAGGCCTGGACGACTTCAAACTCAAGCCCCGCTACGTGAAGCTTAAGCCGCGAACAAATACCGATCATTCGCAGTTCACTTCAGGTGGGAATGCTCCAGATGCCGGGTCCCATTATCTCGCTCCCACCGACTTCGCGGTCATCTACGATTTGAACCCGCTCTATACGGCAGGCGACAACGGTACTGGCCAGACCATCGGCATCATAGGTCAGACCCAAATCGTCATGTCCGATATCACCACCTTCCGGTCCAACGCCGGATTGCCGACCAACAATCCGACCGTATTTACCGTCCCGAATACGACCCCGGGCAACGACTTCACGAACCAGGACATCAATGAGGCCGACCTGGACCTGGAGTGGTCCGGAGGAGTCGCGCCCAACGCCAGCATCGTTTTTGTGAATTCGGGTGACGTGATTACATCCCTGCAATATGCAATCGCCAACAAGATCAATGGCGTCCAGATTCCTATCTTGAGTATCAGCTACGGCGGCTGCGAGCCGGCGCAAAGCTCCGCGTCGGTCGCCAGCCTGGAAGCGAGCTTGCAGCAGGCAAACGCCCAAGGCCAGACAGTAATTGGCGTAGCCGGAGATGACGGCGCGTCGGACTGCGACGAAGGCAATGCGAATCCTCCGGTTACTTCCGCCGTGAACGGACTGGCAGTCGATTATCCCGGCAGCAGTGCTTTTGTGACAGCTCTCGGCGGCAGCGAATTTACCGGCGATGGGACCGCGGCAAACCCCTCCCTGGGTGGCGATCAATACTGGGCGGGCACCGGCGCCAACGATTTGCTCACCTCCGCTCTCTCTTACATTCCGGAGATGGCATGGAATGACACTAGTTTCGACATCAGTCAGGGCGGTGGAATTGCCGGAGGAGGAGGAGGCGCAAGCGTCCTCTTTGCCAAGCCAAGCTGGCAGACGGGGGTTCCCGGGATTCCAAGCGATAGTATGCGAGACGTTCCCGATCTCGCTCTCAACGCCTCGGTGGATCATGACGGATATTTAGTGTGTACGCAGATCATCCCGGATTCGGACACCAATCCAACCCCTACCAATGCTGACTTTACCTCCAGTTGCGTCAATGGATTTCGCTTTTCCGACCTGCGCTCTCCCGACGATGAAACCACCACAACTTTCGGAGGTACCTCGGCGGCGGCGCCCAGCTTTGCCGGGGTTCTCGCCTTAATCGAGCAGAAGCTGGGAGTACCCCAGGGCCTGGGCAACATCAATCCCACTCTCTACACTCTGGCGGCGAACCCCACCACCTATGCCTCGGCCTTTCATGACATCACCACCGGCAACAATATCGTGCCCTGCGTTCCCGGCACACCAACCGGCCCAGCGAGCGCAACGCAATGTCCGAGCAGCGGCAGTTTCGGGTACTCGGCCGGCACCGGCTATGATCAGGCCACCGGGCTGGGTTCCATCGATGGAAGCAACCTGGCGACCGCCTTCACCTCTGTAGCCACGAAGGCAGGCACCACCACCACCGTCGCCGTATCGGCCAATCCCGCCGTGGGCGCGACGGTCACTCTGACGGCAACAGTGACGCCGAACACCGGCGCCACCACCCCCACTGGAAGCGTGACCTTTACCGTGGATGGAACAGTCCTCGGCGCAGCGGTACCGCTGGCTAGCGGCGGCGCCAGCACGACTACCACCTTTGCGACGGGTGGATCGCACACCGTCCTCGCGGCCTACTCCGGCGACACCAATTACTATGCTTCGACCAGCACCGCGAACGCCTTTACCGTCGCCACCGGAACCGCCGCGGCGCCCACCACCACTGCCGTAACCGTGAGTCCGGCGAGCGTACCGCTCGGCGGTTCGCTGACGATTAGTGCCACGGTGACAGCACCCGCCGGCGGAGCACTGGCCGGAACCCTGAACTTCTTCGCGGGCGCCACTCAGTTGAATCCAACTCCAGTCGCCATCCTGCCGGGAGCGAACGGAGTGGGAACAGCCACTTATACCGTCACCAGCGTCTCGACCAGCGCAGGCTTCACCGTCGGGACGACCACCATCACCGCCAATTACGGAGGAACGGCAGTCTTCGCCGCCTCCTCCGGAACCGCCGCGTTGACCGTAACCAACCCTGGAATCACGTTGGCGGTAGGCAACATCACCATACCCTCAGCCAGCCCTGGTAATTCAGGAACGTCGACCATCACTCTGACGTCAACCGGCGGATACGCCGGTACCGTCAACCTGACGGCGACCGCGTCAAGCTTGAACGCAGACTACGCCATCAGCCCGACATCCGTAACGCTTGCAAGCGGCGGCACCGGAACCTCGAGCATCACCATCCAGACGGTTGCCGCAGACCTCCGAAAGGCGCCACACAGTGGCTTGCAAAAAGCCCCGGCAGGAAATCGGGTCATCGTAGGCGCAGCGGCCGCGTTTGGCAGCATCTTCCTCCTCGGGATTCCAGGATTC